A single window of Motacilla alba alba isolate MOTALB_02 chromosome 12, Motacilla_alba_V1.0_pri, whole genome shotgun sequence DNA harbors:
- the IPPK gene encoding inositol-pentakisphosphate 2-kinase isoform X2 produces the protein MTQRCVVLRFLKSPPNQNKTPEEILHHLQNIVDFGKHVMKQFFGENYVHHGEIIQLPLDFVRQLCLKIQPERPECRCDKDMDTLSGYAMCLPNLTRLQPFRFAEHRPILCIEIKPKCGFIPFSSHVSQEIKHKVCRYCMHQHLKVANGKWKRPSKYCPLDLFSGNKQRMHFALKSLLQEAQNNLKIFKNGELIYGCKDDQDCVSDWNELARHLKPFFFPSNGLVSGPQCTRTIVKELIHVITMALLSSTDTCRAGHMKTVPISQGRSYCEASAFNKELVRNGKHKLESSGLPRGCLLYKTLQAQMLDMLDIEGLYPLYSRVEQYLEEFPEERSTLQIDGPYNEAFYEKLLDLSLEDDGTVAFALTKVQQYRIAMTAKDCSIMIALSPCLQDECSEQRPVVLTSKSRFTFSVSVLDLDLKPYESIPHQYKLDGEIVNYYLKNVQAKEDPVMSNLFKENEDCTLVLHKV, from the exons CGCTGTGTGGTGCTACGGTTTCTGAAGTCCCCCCCCAACCAGAACAAG ACTCCAGAGGAAATACTACACCATCTGCAAAACATCGTGGACTTCGGAAAACACGTGATGAAGCAGTTCTTTGGGGAGAACTATGTTCACCATGGG GAAATTATTCAACTGCCTTTAGACTTTGTAAGACAGCTCTGTTTGAAAATCCAGCCAGAGAGGCCGG AGTGTCGCTGTGACAAGGACATGGACACGCTGAGCGGCTACGCGATGTGCCTTCCCAACCTGACGCGGCTGCAGCCCTTCCGCTTCGCCGAGCACCGGCCCATCCTCTGCATCGAGATCAAG ccAAAGTGTGGCTTCATTCCTTTTTCCAGCCATGTTTCACAGGAGATAAAGCACAAGGTGTGTCGTTACTGTATGCATCAGCATCTAAAG GTAGCCAATGGAAAATGGAAGCGACCAAGTAAATATTGCCCATTGGACCTCTTCTCAGG aaataaacaaagaatGCACTTTGCTTTGAAGAGCTTATTACAGGAGGCACAGAAcaacttgaaaatatttaag AATGGGGAACTAATTTATGGCTGTAAGGATGACCAGGACTGTGTCTCTGACTGGAATGAACTTGCTCGTCACttaaaacctttctttttcccttccaacGGGCTGGTCAGCGGCCCCCAGTGCACAAGGACAATTGTTAAGGAGCTGATCCACGTGATCACCATGGCGCTGCTGAGTAGCACCGACACCTGCAGGGCAGGCCACATGAAGACAGTTCCCATCTCCCAAGGGAGAAGCTACTGTGAAGCAAGTGCTTTTAATAAGGAGCTAGTAAGAAATG GTAAACATAAGTTGGAAAGCTCTGGCTTACCGAGGGGTTGTCTCCTTTATAAAACCCTTCAGGCTCAGATGCTTGACATGCTGGATATTGAAGGACTCTATCCTTTGTACAGTAGAGTTGAACAGTACTTGGAGGAATTTCCTGAAGAGAG aAGTACATTACAGATAGATGGACCTTACAATGAAGCGTTTTATGAGAAGCTGCTGGACCTTTCCCTGGAAGATGACGGGACAGTGGCGTTTGCATTAACAAAG GTGCAGCAGTACAGAATAGCAATGACTGCTAAAGACTGCTCCATCATGATTGCCCTTTCCCCCTGCCTGCAAGATGAATG ctctgagcaaAGACCTGTGGTACTGACATCCAAATCCAGATTCaccttctctgtttctgtgctggacCTGGACCTGAAGCCCTATGAAAGCATCCCCCACCAGTACAAACTCGATGGTGAAATAGTCAACTATTACCTGAAAAATGTACAGGCCAAAGAGGACCCAGTTATGTCCAACCTCTTCAAGGAGAATGAAGACTGCACATTAGTTCTCCATAAAGTGTAA
- the IPPK gene encoding inositol-pentakisphosphate 2-kinase isoform X3 codes for MKQFFGENYVHHGEIIQLPLDFVRQLCLKIQPERPECRCDKDMDTLSGYAMCLPNLTRLQPFRFAEHRPILCIEIKPKCGFIPFSSHVSQEIKHKVCRYCMHQHLKVANGKWKRPSKYCPLDLFSGNKQRMHFALKSLLQEAQNNLKIFKNGELIYGCKDDQDCVSDWNELARHLKPFFFPSNGLVSGPQCTRTIVKELIHVITMALLSSTDTCRAGHMKTVPISQGRSYCEASAFNKELVRNGKHKLESSGLPRGCLLYKTLQAQMLDMLDIEGLYPLYSRVEQYLEEFPEERSTLQIDGPYNEAFYEKLLDLSLEDDGTVAFALTKVQQYRIAMTAKDCSIMIALSPCLQDECSEQRPVVLTSKSRFTFSVSVLDLDLKPYESIPHQYKLDGEIVNYYLKNVQAKEDPVMSNLFKENEDCTLVLHKV; via the exons ATGAAGCAGTTCTTTGGGGAGAACTATGTTCACCATGGG GAAATTATTCAACTGCCTTTAGACTTTGTAAGACAGCTCTGTTTGAAAATCCAGCCAGAGAGGCCGG AGTGTCGCTGTGACAAGGACATGGACACGCTGAGCGGCTACGCGATGTGCCTTCCCAACCTGACGCGGCTGCAGCCCTTCCGCTTCGCCGAGCACCGGCCCATCCTCTGCATCGAGATCAAG ccAAAGTGTGGCTTCATTCCTTTTTCCAGCCATGTTTCACAGGAGATAAAGCACAAGGTGTGTCGTTACTGTATGCATCAGCATCTAAAG GTAGCCAATGGAAAATGGAAGCGACCAAGTAAATATTGCCCATTGGACCTCTTCTCAGG aaataaacaaagaatGCACTTTGCTTTGAAGAGCTTATTACAGGAGGCACAGAAcaacttgaaaatatttaag AATGGGGAACTAATTTATGGCTGTAAGGATGACCAGGACTGTGTCTCTGACTGGAATGAACTTGCTCGTCACttaaaacctttctttttcccttccaacGGGCTGGTCAGCGGCCCCCAGTGCACAAGGACAATTGTTAAGGAGCTGATCCACGTGATCACCATGGCGCTGCTGAGTAGCACCGACACCTGCAGGGCAGGCCACATGAAGACAGTTCCCATCTCCCAAGGGAGAAGCTACTGTGAAGCAAGTGCTTTTAATAAGGAGCTAGTAAGAAATG GTAAACATAAGTTGGAAAGCTCTGGCTTACCGAGGGGTTGTCTCCTTTATAAAACCCTTCAGGCTCAGATGCTTGACATGCTGGATATTGAAGGACTCTATCCTTTGTACAGTAGAGTTGAACAGTACTTGGAGGAATTTCCTGAAGAGAG aAGTACATTACAGATAGATGGACCTTACAATGAAGCGTTTTATGAGAAGCTGCTGGACCTTTCCCTGGAAGATGACGGGACAGTGGCGTTTGCATTAACAAAG GTGCAGCAGTACAGAATAGCAATGACTGCTAAAGACTGCTCCATCATGATTGCCCTTTCCCCCTGCCTGCAAGATGAATG ctctgagcaaAGACCTGTGGTACTGACATCCAAATCCAGATTCaccttctctgtttctgtgctggacCTGGACCTGAAGCCCTATGAAAGCATCCCCCACCAGTACAAACTCGATGGTGAAATAGTCAACTATTACCTGAAAAATGTACAGGCCAAAGAGGACCCAGTTATGTCCAACCTCTTCAAGGAGAATGAAGACTGCACATTAGTTCTCCATAAAGTGTAA
- the IPPK gene encoding inositol-pentakisphosphate 2-kinase isoform X1 encodes MEVEKMDENEWKYHGEGNQSLVVSHCQRCVVLRFLKSPPNQNKTPEEILHHLQNIVDFGKHVMKQFFGENYVHHGEIIQLPLDFVRQLCLKIQPERPECRCDKDMDTLSGYAMCLPNLTRLQPFRFAEHRPILCIEIKPKCGFIPFSSHVSQEIKHKVCRYCMHQHLKVANGKWKRPSKYCPLDLFSGNKQRMHFALKSLLQEAQNNLKIFKNGELIYGCKDDQDCVSDWNELARHLKPFFFPSNGLVSGPQCTRTIVKELIHVITMALLSSTDTCRAGHMKTVPISQGRSYCEASAFNKELVRNGKHKLESSGLPRGCLLYKTLQAQMLDMLDIEGLYPLYSRVEQYLEEFPEERSTLQIDGPYNEAFYEKLLDLSLEDDGTVAFALTKVQQYRIAMTAKDCSIMIALSPCLQDECSEQRPVVLTSKSRFTFSVSVLDLDLKPYESIPHQYKLDGEIVNYYLKNVQAKEDPVMSNLFKENEDCTLVLHKV; translated from the exons CGCTGTGTGGTGCTACGGTTTCTGAAGTCCCCCCCCAACCAGAACAAG ACTCCAGAGGAAATACTACACCATCTGCAAAACATCGTGGACTTCGGAAAACACGTGATGAAGCAGTTCTTTGGGGAGAACTATGTTCACCATGGG GAAATTATTCAACTGCCTTTAGACTTTGTAAGACAGCTCTGTTTGAAAATCCAGCCAGAGAGGCCGG AGTGTCGCTGTGACAAGGACATGGACACGCTGAGCGGCTACGCGATGTGCCTTCCCAACCTGACGCGGCTGCAGCCCTTCCGCTTCGCCGAGCACCGGCCCATCCTCTGCATCGAGATCAAG ccAAAGTGTGGCTTCATTCCTTTTTCCAGCCATGTTTCACAGGAGATAAAGCACAAGGTGTGTCGTTACTGTATGCATCAGCATCTAAAG GTAGCCAATGGAAAATGGAAGCGACCAAGTAAATATTGCCCATTGGACCTCTTCTCAGG aaataaacaaagaatGCACTTTGCTTTGAAGAGCTTATTACAGGAGGCACAGAAcaacttgaaaatatttaag AATGGGGAACTAATTTATGGCTGTAAGGATGACCAGGACTGTGTCTCTGACTGGAATGAACTTGCTCGTCACttaaaacctttctttttcccttccaacGGGCTGGTCAGCGGCCCCCAGTGCACAAGGACAATTGTTAAGGAGCTGATCCACGTGATCACCATGGCGCTGCTGAGTAGCACCGACACCTGCAGGGCAGGCCACATGAAGACAGTTCCCATCTCCCAAGGGAGAAGCTACTGTGAAGCAAGTGCTTTTAATAAGGAGCTAGTAAGAAATG GTAAACATAAGTTGGAAAGCTCTGGCTTACCGAGGGGTTGTCTCCTTTATAAAACCCTTCAGGCTCAGATGCTTGACATGCTGGATATTGAAGGACTCTATCCTTTGTACAGTAGAGTTGAACAGTACTTGGAGGAATTTCCTGAAGAGAG aAGTACATTACAGATAGATGGACCTTACAATGAAGCGTTTTATGAGAAGCTGCTGGACCTTTCCCTGGAAGATGACGGGACAGTGGCGTTTGCATTAACAAAG GTGCAGCAGTACAGAATAGCAATGACTGCTAAAGACTGCTCCATCATGATTGCCCTTTCCCCCTGCCTGCAAGATGAATG ctctgagcaaAGACCTGTGGTACTGACATCCAAATCCAGATTCaccttctctgtttctgtgctggacCTGGACCTGAAGCCCTATGAAAGCATCCCCCACCAGTACAAACTCGATGGTGAAATAGTCAACTATTACCTGAAAAATGTACAGGCCAAAGAGGACCCAGTTATGTCCAACCTCTTCAAGGAGAATGAAGACTGCACATTAGTTCTCCATAAAGTGTAA